One Prevotella melaninogenica DNA window includes the following coding sequences:
- a CDS encoding OmpA family protein, with translation MKNMKMMAVGMCFLTVVSCQTKQGSGALIGGGAGAALGGIVGQIIGRNGKSTAIGAAIGGAVGAGAGALIGRHMDKVAREAAQQLPNARVDKVTDANGLDCVKVTFDSGILFPLNGSNLSASAKNDLTKFASLMQRNSNCDVAIQGYTDASGNDNINLPLSQRRADAVSSYLKGRGVSSRQIRSVQGFGSANPIENKTISQANRRVEVYLYASSEMVRQANNGSL, from the coding sequence ATGAAGAATATGAAAATGATGGCAGTAGGTATGTGTTTCCTCACTGTCGTAAGTTGTCAGACAAAACAAGGTTCAGGTGCATTAATCGGTGGCGGTGCTGGTGCAGCATTGGGTGGTATCGTCGGTCAGATTATAGGTCGTAATGGTAAGAGCACAGCCATTGGTGCTGCTATTGGTGGTGCTGTAGGTGCTGGTGCTGGTGCCCTCATCGGTCGTCACATGGACAAGGTAGCACGCGAGGCAGCACAGCAGTTGCCAAACGCACGTGTCGACAAGGTGACAGATGCTAATGGTTTAGACTGTGTGAAGGTTACCTTCGACTCTGGTATCCTCTTCCCATTGAACGGTTCAAACCTCAGCGCATCTGCTAAGAACGACCTCACAAAGTTCGCTTCTTTGATGCAGCGTAACTCTAACTGTGACGTTGCTATCCAGGGTTACACAGATGCTTCTGGTAACGACAACATCAACCTCCCATTGTCACAGCGTCGTGCTGATGCTGTATCATCTTACCTCAAGGGTCGTGGTGTAAGCAGCCGTCAGATTCGTTCAGTACAGGGCTTCGGTAGTGCCAACCCTATCGAGAATAAGACTATTAGTCAGGCTAACCGCCGTGTAGAGGTTTACCTCTATGCTTCATCAGAGATGGTTCGTCAGGCAAACAACGGTTCACTCTAA